Proteins found in one Lentisphaera araneosa HTCC2155 genomic segment:
- a CDS encoding type II secretion system protein, which produces MKTKKFTFTLIELLVVVAIIGILASLLLPSLGKARKKAQASVCKNNLKQSYLAFTMYGDDYESYPAPWDRNSYGGNYTEAARWHIALGSYIGKPSWTLGDADSVNNKPLAETNLLHCNEAKANEMIVTASQENIFGYGMNLFLKADSLSLDSNQKRISYPSLQEIIKPSQTPLLADSRGVDLGESVHITNTNNANYYLYDRDRHDENSNMSFNDGHVESFSEASALGRYGILGNNFWSGDY; this is translated from the coding sequence ATGAAGACAAAAAAATTCACCTTTACACTAATCGAGTTACTTGTTGTGGTAGCCATAATTGGCATACTAGCCTCCTTGCTTTTACCGAGTCTTGGCAAAGCCAGAAAAAAAGCACAAGCTTCGGTCTGTAAAAATAATCTTAAGCAAAGTTATTTGGCATTCACAATGTATGGCGATGATTATGAGTCATATCCAGCACCTTGGGATCGAAATAGCTATGGCGGTAACTATACCGAAGCTGCTCGATGGCACATTGCTTTAGGCTCTTATATAGGCAAACCGTCTTGGACTCTTGGAGATGCTGATTCAGTAAATAATAAGCCTCTCGCTGAAACAAATTTATTACATTGCAACGAAGCCAAAGCAAATGAAATGATTGTCACTGCCTCTCAAGAAAATATTTTTGGCTACGGAATGAATCTCTTCTTAAAAGCAGACTCTTTAAGCTTAGACAGCAACCAAAAACGCATTTCATACCCTTCACTACAAGAAATAATCAAGCCCTCACAAACCCCTCTTCTTGCAGATTCCAGAGGCGTCGACTTAGGGGAATCCGTACACATAACTAACACCAACAACGCCAACTATTACTTGTATGACCGAGATAGACATGATGAGAATAGTAACATGTCTTTTAATGATGGTCACGTAGAATCATTTTCCGAAGCCTCTGCACTTGGTCGTTACGGAATACTTGGAAACAATTTTTGGTCAGGAGACTATTAA
- a CDS encoding MFS transporter has product MKPLKQSNIFAYSLGDLGMNLNFQLIGFYLAYFYTDVFGISAAHVAGLFLAARIWDAFNDPIMGFIADHTKSKWGRFRPYLLFGAIPLNLALLACFYTPDLSDSAKIAYAYITYIIHGMCFTSVGLPYSSISAVMTQDQQERAVISSYRMFFAVVIALGVIGIGVKPFVNQFSTEQEGFFIAACVLGATSVILLWISFFFSRERVEPPKEKYKLKDILPIIFKNDALLVLAAAMLLNTGVWVTGNAVALYYFKYILGDANLQSTFFMVMLPANLLGALITPQLTKRFGKRSVFMYASIAVALFSLGRHFVPDTNLFMIFALSALSSFFMMFCSITQWGMLPDTVEYGHWKTGVRSEGIPFAFFSFMQKSGMALAGSIAAFVMYQTGYEANTELSSAAETGIRCLFNIIPAIYSIICFVALIFYKIDGELFNKIIKDLKQD; this is encoded by the coding sequence ATGAAACCTTTAAAACAAAGCAATATCTTCGCCTACAGCTTAGGTGACCTAGGCATGAATCTAAACTTTCAGCTCATTGGTTTCTATTTGGCTTATTTTTACACTGATGTGTTTGGCATTTCTGCAGCTCATGTAGCAGGATTATTTCTAGCCGCTCGTATTTGGGATGCTTTCAATGATCCTATCATGGGTTTCATAGCTGACCACACAAAAAGTAAATGGGGTCGCTTTCGTCCATACTTACTCTTTGGAGCCATCCCCCTCAACTTAGCTTTACTTGCCTGCTTTTACACACCAGATTTATCCGACTCAGCTAAAATTGCCTACGCTTATATTACCTACATTATCCATGGCATGTGTTTCACTTCAGTAGGGCTACCCTACTCATCAATCAGTGCAGTAATGACACAAGACCAACAAGAACGAGCTGTGATTTCTAGCTATAGAATGTTCTTTGCAGTAGTGATTGCACTTGGAGTTATTGGAATAGGTGTCAAACCCTTCGTTAACCAATTTTCTACTGAGCAAGAAGGATTTTTTATTGCTGCATGCGTTTTAGGTGCCACATCCGTAATCCTACTTTGGATTTCATTTTTCTTCTCTAGAGAGCGAGTTGAGCCACCTAAGGAAAAATATAAATTAAAAGACATTCTCCCAATCATCTTTAAAAACGATGCTCTCTTAGTTCTTGCTGCAGCGATGTTATTGAATACAGGAGTCTGGGTTACAGGTAACGCCGTTGCGCTCTATTACTTCAAATACATCCTTGGAGATGCTAACCTACAATCAACATTTTTTATGGTGATGTTGCCAGCAAACCTCCTTGGTGCACTAATCACTCCACAACTCACTAAACGCTTCGGTAAAAGAAGTGTTTTCATGTATGCTAGTATTGCTGTAGCGCTCTTTAGTCTTGGGCGTCATTTTGTACCAGACACTAATCTATTTATGATTTTTGCGCTATCCGCACTTAGTTCATTTTTTATGATGTTCTGTTCTATTACCCAATGGGGCATGTTGCCAGACACTGTCGAATATGGTCACTGGAAAACAGGTGTCCGTTCAGAGGGCATCCCCTTCGCTTTTTTCTCTTTCATGCAAAAGTCTGGCATGGCTTTAGCAGGCAGCATTGCTGCTTTTGTGATGTACCAAACTGGCTACGAAGCCAACACTGAATTAAGTAGCGCCGCTGAAACTGGCATTCGTTGCTTATTTAATATCATCCCGGCAATCTACTCTATAATTTGTTTTGTCGCTCTAATTTTTTATAAAATTGATGGTGAGCTTTTTAATAAAATCATTAAAGACCTTAAGCAAGATTAA
- a CDS encoding substrate-binding domain-containing protein, with the protein MSKTPEIILALDWYDYRIHQGVVNVARENGWSLLFLQNSFRSSAVPAAWRGDGAITLIHSAETYQFFQTHKIPVVDLGLNKHGLAIPRVVTDNVELGRMAAEHFLERGFTHFYALSTNNIQMFQERYQAFKETLMKKGYDCEIIEVPNLYDTHLLDLSQAILKQKLSKFKNPAALFAYEDSWAAQWIYLAESMGLKVPNDLAILGADNNPLIARSLSTPLSSVETNQEGLGQQAALVLKDLMEGKGIGDHLYKLQPTSVVTRASTDVIASSNPVIRTALEIMNNDISITAAEVAQQMDMTQQGLQRAFRTHFHLSPGQILRKLRIRFIKNALVHTDKSMEEIAFEAGFTSTPSLYLFFKREAGETPGNYKKNKIKK; encoded by the coding sequence ATGAGTAAGACCCCCGAAATAATTTTAGCCTTGGATTGGTATGATTACCGAATTCATCAAGGTGTAGTGAACGTTGCGCGAGAAAATGGTTGGAGTTTGTTATTTTTACAAAATTCATTTCGTAGTAGTGCTGTACCCGCAGCATGGAGAGGAGATGGCGCTATAACTCTAATTCATAGTGCTGAGACCTATCAATTTTTTCAAACACATAAAATTCCTGTTGTGGATTTGGGTTTAAATAAACATGGTTTAGCCATACCTCGGGTAGTGACAGACAATGTAGAGTTAGGGCGCATGGCTGCAGAACATTTTCTCGAGCGTGGATTTACACATTTTTATGCATTATCCACCAACAATATTCAGATGTTTCAGGAGCGTTACCAAGCCTTTAAAGAAACACTCATGAAGAAAGGCTATGATTGCGAAATAATTGAAGTCCCTAACCTCTATGATACGCACCTTCTAGATTTATCTCAGGCGATTTTAAAGCAAAAACTGTCAAAGTTCAAAAATCCTGCAGCGCTTTTTGCTTACGAAGATAGCTGGGCAGCACAGTGGATTTATTTAGCGGAATCAATGGGCTTAAAAGTGCCAAATGATTTGGCTATTTTAGGGGCAGATAATAACCCTCTTATTGCAAGGTCTCTTTCAACGCCTTTAAGCAGTGTAGAAACTAACCAAGAGGGTCTTGGACAACAAGCAGCACTGGTTTTGAAAGACCTAATGGAAGGTAAGGGGATAGGGGATCACCTTTATAAACTTCAGCCAACTTCAGTGGTGACTCGAGCAAGTACAGATGTTATTGCAAGCTCAAATCCGGTAATTCGTACAGCCTTGGAGATTATGAATAATGACATTTCAATAACAGCAGCTGAGGTAGCCCAACAAATGGATATGACTCAGCAGGGCTTGCAAAGAGCTTTTCGGACTCATTTTCATTTATCACCAGGTCAGATCTTAAGGAAATTACGTATTCGTTTTATAAAAAATGCACTTGTTCATACAGATAAGTCTATGGAAGAAATAGCTTTTGAAGCAGGCTTTACCTCTACGCCATCTCTTTATCTTTTCTTTAAGAGAGAGGCTGGTGAAACACCTGGTAACTATAAAAAAAATAAAATAAAAAAATAA
- a CDS encoding glycoside hydrolase family 43 protein, translating into MNKVIDLDNNINSDAEAVNKKDLARAGHLQQKSLPLVSHIYTADPSAHVFNDKIYIYPSHDIESDKPLNDDGDHFDMRDYHVFSLNEPDAKVIDHGCALDINEVKWAERQMWAPDAAQKDGKYYLYFPARDYDGLFRIGVASSNQPEGPFKAEPSYIKGTYSIDPAVYEDKDGSYYMYFGGLWGGQLQNWHKSSYGPEQYPANDEPALKPRMAKLSPDMLSLDEEVHEISILDEYGNELLAGDTDRRYFEGPWLHKYKEKYYFSYSTGETHKIVYATSESPYGPFTYQGLILEPVLGWTTHHSIAKFKGKWYLFYHDTMLSGGQTHLRNIKMIELTHKEDGSIQTISPYFN; encoded by the coding sequence ATGAACAAAGTAATAGACTTAGATAATAATATTAATAGTGACGCAGAAGCTGTAAATAAAAAAGATTTAGCTCGAGCAGGCCATTTACAACAAAAGTCTCTTCCTCTAGTAAGTCATATATATACCGCTGATCCGTCTGCACATGTTTTCAATGACAAAATCTACATCTATCCCTCGCACGATATTGAAAGTGACAAACCATTAAACGACGATGGCGATCATTTTGACATGAGAGATTATCATGTATTTTCACTAAATGAACCTGATGCCAAAGTCATTGATCATGGTTGCGCATTAGACATCAATGAGGTTAAATGGGCAGAGCGTCAAATGTGGGCACCTGATGCAGCTCAAAAAGACGGCAAATATTATTTATATTTTCCTGCCCGTGATTATGATGGCTTATTCCGCATTGGTGTTGCTTCTAGCAATCAGCCAGAAGGTCCATTCAAAGCTGAGCCATCTTATATTAAAGGAACATATAGTATTGATCCTGCCGTATATGAAGATAAGGATGGCTCCTATTACATGTACTTTGGAGGACTCTGGGGCGGCCAATTACAAAACTGGCATAAAAGCTCTTATGGCCCTGAACAATACCCGGCGAATGATGAGCCCGCATTAAAACCACGTATGGCCAAACTTTCCCCAGACATGCTAAGTTTAGACGAGGAAGTCCATGAAATATCAATTTTAGACGAATACGGAAATGAGCTTTTAGCAGGAGATACTGACCGTCGTTATTTCGAGGGGCCATGGCTCCATAAATACAAAGAAAAATATTACTTCTCTTACTCAACAGGTGAAACACATAAAATCGTTTATGCTACGAGTGAGTCGCCTTATGGTCCCTTTACATATCAAGGCCTCATTCTTGAGCCCGTCCTTGGTTGGACTACACACCATTCTATTGCCAAATTCAAAGGTAAATGGTACTTATTCTATCACGACACTATGCTTTCAGGAGGTCAAACACATTTAAGAAATATTAAAATGATTGAGTTAACGCACAAGGAAGACGGTAGTATTCAGACAATATCTCCTTACTTCAACTAA
- a CDS encoding type II secretion system protein: protein MTRKTFSLIELLVVIAIIGILASLLLPSLAKARKTAQASVCKSNLKQITQALMIYAMDNNNYAPADTKSSSTNLQWHRTLSVKGYLDFNAQNKKTIYECPNGKEFTNNWESNYALNFRLGRGNNNGGSNLDSNHFQYLSRMYGDNSSDTMIIMDGYSTFRFILSTDMVDSKLIEASPNVARHQLRSNISYLDGHVGTLSYSQLLTKTDHLESFWTP from the coding sequence ATGACTAGAAAAACATTTTCACTAATAGAGCTCTTAGTTGTCATTGCCATAATTGGTATATTAGCATCTTTATTGCTTCCCTCACTCGCTAAAGCACGTAAAACAGCCCAGGCTTCAGTTTGTAAAAGTAACCTCAAGCAAATTACTCAAGCATTAATGATATATGCAATGGATAATAATAATTATGCACCAGCAGATACAAAATCTTCAAGTACAAATTTACAGTGGCACCGAACACTTTCGGTAAAAGGGTATTTGGATTTTAATGCTCAAAATAAAAAGACTATATATGAATGCCCAAATGGGAAGGAATTCACTAATAATTGGGAAAGTAACTATGCGCTAAATTTTCGATTAGGTCGAGGTAATAATAATGGTGGATCAAATCTCGATAGTAATCATTTTCAGTATCTCAGTAGGATGTATGGCGACAATTCTAGTGATACAATGATCATAATGGATGGTTACAGTACTTTTCGTTTCATACTTAGCACCGATATGGTAGATAGTAAATTGATCGAAGCTTCTCCAAATGTGGCACGTCATCAGTTGAGATCAAATATTTCTTATTTAGATGGTCATGTGGGCACTTTAAGTTATTCTCAGTTACTTACAAAAACCGATCATCTGGAAAGTTTTTGGACGCCTTAA
- a CDS encoding ATP-binding protein translates to MNMLIALLYFILAKTSLLIAIGPGYSSPIWPASGLALAAVLSKGYSILPGIGIGSFLANSTQQGFDDPLIIFINLVIGIGAMLQSAFGSKLIKRYAKFSEALNTSYNITLFFIFGAVVSTIINASIGNLTLWAFKIIPTHDLLNNFLTWWFGDMLGVVAISTLCLTWLIQDNPFWKKRRLPITLTALVAYAIMTLILNLADNSEKKHMHYTFHDKATIMTTSLINHIDQYSTSLAYIRAFYESSQEVTEKEFYTFTNNQSLNQAHSPLITWHQLVISKNRDAFEENQLITPIQSNEYLVSTYQKNSLNTNSMQKVGIYISPIHKEKLLLSRESGKEFVIHAKDKTQMHSVFMPIYNGGIKETPSERKMNFKGFLSLDFYLNDLTKYVTNYLSTDDIVLVINDTCFNKNVNTLNQNELTSTLTTDPYFIKTKSFSFYDYNWKINAIATNKFLDSNHMLIFYSIVFFIVMILNGVTLITTARFAESEHMRIIETNLLNQQTKAKIAADEANRSKSAFLAKMSHEIRTPMNAIIGFSDLLQNVSMSEKGKSYLQNISNSSNSLLSLVNDILDLSKIEAGKITLQLEALNISDFINDMHTLFVDRISKKDLNLTVSINKNLPKILELDENRLRQILNNLLSNSLKFTDSGSITITADYKTKPNQEDLIDLIITVKDTGKGIPINQQPNIFNSFEQVKGQSQAVYGGTGLGLPISRKLADIMNGSLTVNSTVAEGSCFTLTLTQVKVLQNKEKSTGSTPSINEIIFKPATLLLVDDNKLNLKLLVHMLADFPFKIHTAENGQLALEKQAEINADIILHDILMPVMDGYELATHLKNDPINSRIPRVALTAAALNEDIDKINKLCDAYLFKPFHRNELIEILIRFLDYEIDQKNNSL, encoded by the coding sequence ATGAATATGTTAATCGCATTGCTCTACTTTATCTTAGCAAAAACCTCTCTTTTAATAGCCATCGGGCCCGGTTATTCTAGTCCAATCTGGCCTGCTTCAGGTTTAGCTTTAGCCGCTGTTTTAAGTAAGGGTTACAGTATATTGCCTGGTATTGGCATTGGCTCATTCTTAGCAAATTCCACACAACAAGGTTTTGATGACCCACTTATAATTTTTATCAATCTAGTTATCGGAATAGGCGCTATGCTACAAAGTGCCTTTGGTTCTAAATTAATTAAACGTTATGCAAAATTTTCAGAAGCCTTAAATACTAGCTATAATATCACTCTTTTTTTTATTTTCGGTGCAGTTGTTTCAACAATTATTAATGCATCTATAGGTAATCTTACCTTATGGGCCTTCAAGATAATCCCTACCCATGATTTACTCAATAATTTCCTTACGTGGTGGTTCGGTGATATGCTGGGAGTTGTTGCTATTAGCACATTATGCCTAACCTGGTTAATACAAGATAATCCATTCTGGAAAAAACGTCGATTACCAATAACTTTGACAGCTTTAGTCGCCTATGCGATAATGACTTTAATACTCAATTTAGCTGATAATAGTGAAAAAAAACACATGCATTACACTTTTCATGATAAAGCTACCATCATGACTACGAGTTTAATTAATCATATTGATCAGTACTCCACCTCTCTCGCTTATATACGAGCATTTTACGAAAGTAGTCAAGAAGTTACTGAGAAAGAATTTTATACTTTCACCAATAACCAATCTTTAAACCAGGCTCATTCTCCATTAATAACTTGGCATCAATTAGTGATTTCTAAAAATCGTGACGCTTTTGAAGAAAACCAATTAATAACTCCCATACAGAGTAATGAATACTTAGTCAGTACCTATCAGAAGAATTCGCTCAACACAAACTCCATGCAAAAAGTAGGCATTTATATCTCTCCAATTCACAAAGAAAAACTTCTCTTGTCTAGGGAGAGTGGCAAGGAATTTGTCATACATGCTAAAGATAAAACTCAAATGCACTCCGTATTTATGCCAATTTATAATGGTGGCATCAAAGAGACTCCTTCAGAAAGAAAAATGAATTTCAAAGGCTTTTTATCTCTAGATTTTTACCTTAATGATTTAACCAAATATGTAACTAACTACCTTTCTACAGATGATATAGTCTTAGTAATTAATGATACCTGTTTCAATAAAAACGTTAACACATTGAATCAAAATGAATTGACTTCAACATTAACTACCGATCCCTATTTTATTAAAACTAAGTCTTTTTCTTTTTATGATTATAACTGGAAGATAAATGCTATCGCGACAAATAAGTTTTTAGACAGTAATCATATGCTAATATTTTATAGCATTGTTTTTTTTATTGTCATGATTCTTAATGGGGTTACACTTATAACCACAGCTCGTTTTGCAGAATCCGAGCACATGCGAATTATCGAAACAAATTTATTAAACCAACAAACTAAAGCCAAAATTGCCGCCGATGAAGCAAACCGTAGTAAAAGTGCTTTTTTAGCCAAAATGAGCCATGAAATACGAACGCCTATGAATGCTATCATTGGTTTTTCAGACCTACTTCAAAATGTAAGCATGAGTGAAAAAGGGAAGTCTTACCTTCAAAACATTTCAAATAGTAGTAATTCTCTTTTATCATTAGTTAATGATATCCTTGACCTCTCAAAAATTGAAGCTGGTAAAATAACCCTCCAGTTAGAAGCCTTAAACATATCAGACTTCATCAATGATATGCATACACTTTTTGTCGATAGGATATCAAAAAAAGATTTAAATTTAACCGTAAGTATAAACAAAAACTTGCCAAAAATCCTAGAACTTGATGAAAATCGCTTACGGCAAATTTTAAATAATTTACTAAGTAATTCATTAAAATTTACTGATTCCGGATCGATTACAATTACCGCTGATTATAAAACAAAACCTAATCAAGAAGATTTAATTGATTTGATCATTACCGTTAAAGATACTGGTAAGGGGATACCCATAAATCAACAGCCAAATATTTTTAACAGCTTTGAACAGGTTAAAGGACAATCACAGGCTGTATACGGCGGGACGGGCCTAGGCCTTCCTATTAGCAGAAAATTAGCCGATATAATGAATGGTTCATTAACAGTTAATAGTACAGTCGCTGAAGGCTCATGCTTTACTTTAACACTCACACAAGTCAAAGTTTTACAAAACAAAGAAAAATCTACAGGCTCAACTCCATCTATTAACGAAATTATATTTAAGCCTGCCACTCTATTATTAGTTGATGATAACAAACTTAATCTTAAACTACTGGTTCATATGCTTGCCGACTTCCCTTTCAAAATACACACAGCAGAAAATGGCCAATTAGCTCTTGAAAAACAAGCCGAAATAAACGCGGATATAATTTTACACGATATTTTGATGCCGGTAATGGATGGTTATGAATTGGCTACACATCTAAAAAATGATCCCATCAATAGCCGTATCCCAAGGGTTGCTTTGACAGCAGCTGCTTTAAATGAAGATATTGATAAAATCAACAAACTTTGCGATGCTTATTTATTTAAACCTTTTCACCGCAATGAACTTATTGAAATTCTAATAAGGTTTCTTGATTATGAAATAGATCAAAAAAACAATTCATTATGA